In Melanotaenia boesemani isolate fMelBoe1 chromosome 16, fMelBoe1.pri, whole genome shotgun sequence, the following proteins share a genomic window:
- the LOC121655878 gene encoding eukaryotic translation initiation factor 3 subunit L isoform X1 yields the protein MSYHDEEEYDPYAYTNDYDLHTGDPKADLAYERQYEQQTYHVIPEVIKNFLQYFHKTISDLIDQKVYELQSNRVSSESIEQKIYEIQDVYENSWNKLTDRFFKTSPWPEAEAIASLVGNDAVFLILYKELYYRHIYAKVSGGPTLDQRFESYYNYCNLFNYILNADGPAPLELPNQWLWDIIDEFIYQFQSFSQYRCKTAKKSEEEIEFLRNNPKIWNVHSVLNVLHSLVDKSNINRQLEVYTSGGDPESVAGEYGRHSLYKMLGYFSLVGLLRLHSLLGDYYQAIKVLENIELNKKSMYSRVPECQITTYYYVGFAYLMMRRYQDAIRVFANILLYIQRTRNMFQRSTYKYEMINKQNEQMHGLLAIALTMYPMRIDESIHTQVREKYGDKMLRMQKGDLAVFEELFSFACPKFLSPVVPNYDNVHPNYHKEPFQQQLKVFAEEVQQQAQLSTIRSFLKLYTTMPVAKLAGFLDMTEQEFRIQLLVFKHKMKNLVWTSGISALDGEFQSASEVDFYIDKDMIHIADTKVARRYGDFFIRQIHKFEELNRTLKKMPVTGTSATSGSATSRGV from the exons ATGTCGTACCACGACGAGGAAGAA TATGATCCGTATGCCTACACAAACGACTACGATCTGCACACCG GTGATCCTAAAGCAGACCTGGCCTATGAAAGGCAATATGAACAGCAGACCTACCATGTCATCCCAGAGGTGATCAAGAACTTCCTGCAGTATTTCCACAAAACCATCTCTGATTTGATCGATCAGAAAGTTTATGAGCTGCAATCCAACCGTGTGTCCAGCGAAAGCATTGAGCAGAAGATCTATGAGATCCAAGACGTATATGAGAACAG CTGGAACAAGTTGACTGACCGTTTCTTCAAGACCTCCCCATGGCCAGAGGCTGAGGCGATTGCATCTCTTGTTGGCAATG ATGCTGTTTTCCTCATCCTCTACAAGGAACTCTATTACAGACACATCTATGCTAAAGTCAGC GGTGGACCAACTTTGGATCAGAGGTTTGAATCATATTACAATTACTGCAACCTCTTCAACTATATTCTCA ATGCTGATGGCCCTGCTCCCTTGGAATTACCAAACCAGTGGCTCTGGGACATCATTGATGAGTTCATCTACCAG TTTCAGTCCTTCAGCCAGTACCGCTGCAAGACGGCCAAAAAGTCAGAGGAGGAAATTGAGTTCCTGAGGAACAACCCAAAGATTTGGAACGTCCACAGCGTCCTCAATGTTCTCCACTCCCTGGTGGACAAGAGCAACATCAACCGCCAGCTTGAAGTCTACACCAGTGGAG GAGACCCTGAGAGTGTTGCTGGAGAGTATGGCCGTCACTCCTTGTACAAGATGTTGGGCTACTTCAGCTTGGTTGGGCTTCTGAGGCTTCACTCTCTGCTTGGTGATTATTACCAGGCCATCAAAGTCCTGGAGAATATTGAACTCAACAAGAAG AGTATGTATTCTCGTGTGCCTGAGTGTCAGATCACCACCTACTACTATGTAGGCTTTGCCTACCTAATGATGCGACGCTACCAGGATGCAATCCGAGTCTttgccaacatcctcctctacATTCAGAGGACGAGAAACATGTTCCAGAGGTCCACATATAAATATGAGATG atcaATAAACAAAATGAGCAGATGCATGGCCTGCTGGCAATCGCTCTCACAATGTATCCGATGCGTATCGATGAGAGCATCCACACCCAGGTGAGGGAGAAGTATGGAGACAAGATGCTACGTATGCAGAAAGG AGATCTGGCAGTGTTTGAGGAGCTGTTCAGCTTTGCCTGTCCCAAGTTCCTGTCACCTGTAGTGCCAAACTACGACAATGTCCATCCCAACTACCACAAAGAACCgttccagcagcagctgaaggTCTTTGCTGAGGAGGTGCAGCAGCAGGCTCAGCTGTCCACCATTCGGAG CTTCTTGAAGCTGTACACCACCATGCCAGTAGCAAAACTGGCAGGATTCCTGGACATGACGGAGCAGGAGTTCCGTATTCAGCTGCTCGTCTTCAAACACAAGATGAAGAACCTGGTGTGGACCAGTGGAATCTCAGCACTAGATGGAGAGTTTCAGTCTGCTTCTGAGGTCGACTTTTACATTGACAAG GACATGATCCACATTGCCGACACTAAAGTAGCCCGTCGGTACGGAGACTTTTTCATCAGACAAATCCACAAGTTTGAAGAG TTGAACAGGACGCTGAAGAAGATGCCAGTCACTGGTACCTCTGCAACATCAGGAAGCGCTACAAGCCGAGGAGTCTGA
- the LOC121655878 gene encoding eukaryotic translation initiation factor 3 subunit L isoform X2, whose translation MSCNPTVCPAKALSRRSMRSKTYMRTDAVFLILYKELYYRHIYAKVSGGPTLDQRFESYYNYCNLFNYILNADGPAPLELPNQWLWDIIDEFIYQFQSFSQYRCKTAKKSEEEIEFLRNNPKIWNVHSVLNVLHSLVDKSNINRQLEVYTSGGDPESVAGEYGRHSLYKMLGYFSLVGLLRLHSLLGDYYQAIKVLENIELNKKSMYSRVPECQITTYYYVGFAYLMMRRYQDAIRVFANILLYIQRTRNMFQRSTYKYEMINKQNEQMHGLLAIALTMYPMRIDESIHTQVREKYGDKMLRMQKGDLAVFEELFSFACPKFLSPVVPNYDNVHPNYHKEPFQQQLKVFAEEVQQQAQLSTIRSFLKLYTTMPVAKLAGFLDMTEQEFRIQLLVFKHKMKNLVWTSGISALDGEFQSASEVDFYIDKDMIHIADTKVARRYGDFFIRQIHKFEELNRTLKKMPVTGTSATSGSATSRGV comes from the exons ATGAGCTGCAATCCAACCGTGTGTCCAGCGAAAGCATTGAGCAGAAGATCTATGAGATCCAAGACGTATATGAGAACAG ATGCTGTTTTCCTCATCCTCTACAAGGAACTCTATTACAGACACATCTATGCTAAAGTCAGC GGTGGACCAACTTTGGATCAGAGGTTTGAATCATATTACAATTACTGCAACCTCTTCAACTATATTCTCA ATGCTGATGGCCCTGCTCCCTTGGAATTACCAAACCAGTGGCTCTGGGACATCATTGATGAGTTCATCTACCAG TTTCAGTCCTTCAGCCAGTACCGCTGCAAGACGGCCAAAAAGTCAGAGGAGGAAATTGAGTTCCTGAGGAACAACCCAAAGATTTGGAACGTCCACAGCGTCCTCAATGTTCTCCACTCCCTGGTGGACAAGAGCAACATCAACCGCCAGCTTGAAGTCTACACCAGTGGAG GAGACCCTGAGAGTGTTGCTGGAGAGTATGGCCGTCACTCCTTGTACAAGATGTTGGGCTACTTCAGCTTGGTTGGGCTTCTGAGGCTTCACTCTCTGCTTGGTGATTATTACCAGGCCATCAAAGTCCTGGAGAATATTGAACTCAACAAGAAG AGTATGTATTCTCGTGTGCCTGAGTGTCAGATCACCACCTACTACTATGTAGGCTTTGCCTACCTAATGATGCGACGCTACCAGGATGCAATCCGAGTCTttgccaacatcctcctctacATTCAGAGGACGAGAAACATGTTCCAGAGGTCCACATATAAATATGAGATG atcaATAAACAAAATGAGCAGATGCATGGCCTGCTGGCAATCGCTCTCACAATGTATCCGATGCGTATCGATGAGAGCATCCACACCCAGGTGAGGGAGAAGTATGGAGACAAGATGCTACGTATGCAGAAAGG AGATCTGGCAGTGTTTGAGGAGCTGTTCAGCTTTGCCTGTCCCAAGTTCCTGTCACCTGTAGTGCCAAACTACGACAATGTCCATCCCAACTACCACAAAGAACCgttccagcagcagctgaaggTCTTTGCTGAGGAGGTGCAGCAGCAGGCTCAGCTGTCCACCATTCGGAG CTTCTTGAAGCTGTACACCACCATGCCAGTAGCAAAACTGGCAGGATTCCTGGACATGACGGAGCAGGAGTTCCGTATTCAGCTGCTCGTCTTCAAACACAAGATGAAGAACCTGGTGTGGACCAGTGGAATCTCAGCACTAGATGGAGAGTTTCAGTCTGCTTCTGAGGTCGACTTTTACATTGACAAG GACATGATCCACATTGCCGACACTAAAGTAGCCCGTCGGTACGGAGACTTTTTCATCAGACAAATCCACAAGTTTGAAGAG TTGAACAGGACGCTGAAGAAGATGCCAGTCACTGGTACCTCTGCAACATCAGGAAGCGCTACAAGCCGAGGAGTCTGA